The following are from one region of the Patescibacteria group bacterium genome:
- a CDS encoding RecQ family ATP-dependent DNA helicase, translated as MPDNKKKISQALKEHFNYNHFRPGQERAIESALEGKDALIIMPTGGGKSLCYQLPALMLPGITIVISPLIALMKDQVDGLEKRNIPATFINSSITPEESASRISGALAGTVKLLYIAPERFYNADFLRALKDLKVSLFAIDEAHCISEWGHDFRPSYMRLWSAISAVGRPPVMALTATATPEVRDDIARQLKMDNPASIITGFSRPGLQFGAIQANDAMKINIISNTVGSMEEGGGIVYAGTRAKADGILAELLNQGVEAVGYHAGMDSEERKWVQEDFMNGRARVIVATNAFGLGIDKKDIRFVIHHDMPGTIEAYYQEAGRAGRDGKPALCLLLYAPRDRYLREFFIKGDNPPPAMVLDLYEALKSIDANPILVTYATLREMLSHDVPEMAVGTALKILEREGYISRAREKNGNAYLKFLEDSRRFRGLVNSRAKRRIEILEKLFNYFDGRLNERLDLNIDEAASIIEVKKDVLTRALRKSADEGLLEYEPPFKGTEISLLKNVSRDEVKIDFSAMREKLERAYEKLEAMENYIYHFGCRQKYILDYFGEENPGDCKKCDNCLVGGGYARKNSAPKRELKSGKSRGDRRDFRESDGSKSSGREPAVKLETKLTQLTTYDLYKEGKTIEEIAKERELAEETIENHVCFLIDRGMIKEIKEWVGDRAQKKILAAIKTAGPEKMKPIKELLGEEASYREIKFVLSKYKKDHE; from the coding sequence ATGCCGGATAACAAGAAAAAAATAAGCCAAGCGCTGAAAGAACACTTCAATTACAATCACTTCCGTCCCGGGCAGGAGCGGGCGATAGAGTCGGCTTTGGAAGGAAAAGACGCTCTGATAATTATGCCTACCGGCGGCGGAAAATCTTTATGCTACCAGTTGCCGGCTTTAATGCTCCCAGGCATAACAATCGTCATTTCGCCCTTAATCGCTTTAATGAAAGATCAGGTGGACGGCCTCGAAAAAAGAAATATTCCCGCCACTTTCATAAATAGCTCCATAACCCCGGAAGAGAGCGCCAGTCGCATCTCCGGTGCTTTGGCCGGGACAGTAAAGCTACTTTATATCGCGCCGGAGCGATTTTATAACGCGGATTTCTTAAGGGCTTTGAAAGATTTGAAGGTAAGCCTTTTTGCCATCGACGAAGCCCATTGCATTTCCGAATGGGGGCATGACTTTCGGCCAAGCTACATGAGGCTTTGGTCGGCTATTTCCGCCGTCGGCCGCCCGCCGGTTATGGCTCTTACCGCGACCGCCACCCCTGAAGTGCGCGATGACATCGCCCGGCAGTTAAAAATGGATAACCCGGCGTCAATTATTACCGGTTTTAGCCGTCCGGGCCTGCAGTTCGGCGCTATTCAGGCTAATGATGCCATGAAAATAAACATTATCTCCAATACTGTCGGTTCTATGGAAGAAGGCGGGGGCATAGTTTATGCCGGTACGCGCGCCAAGGCCGACGGAATTTTAGCCGAATTATTAAACCAGGGAGTGGAGGCGGTCGGCTATCACGCCGGAATGGACTCGGAAGAAAGAAAATGGGTGCAAGAGGATTTTATGAATGGCCGAGCCCGGGTTATTGTCGCTACCAACGCTTTTGGCCTGGGGATCGACAAAAAAGACATCCGCTTTGTCATCCACCATGACATGCCTGGAACGATTGAAGCTTACTACCAGGAAGCCGGCCGAGCCGGCCGGGACGGCAAGCCAGCTTTATGCCTTTTACTTTACGCGCCCCGCGACCGGTATTTGCGGGAATTTTTTATCAAAGGCGACAACCCGCCGCCGGCCATGGTTTTGGATCTGTATGAAGCCTTAAAATCGATTGACGCCAATCCTATTTTGGTTACTTACGCGACCCTGCGGGAGATGCTAAGCCATGATGTTCCGGAAATGGCGGTCGGCACCGCCCTAAAAATATTGGAGCGCGAAGGCTATATCTCCCGCGCCAGGGAAAAAAACGGAAACGCCTATTTGAAATTTTTAGAAGACTCCCGGCGTTTCCGCGGCCTGGTCAATAGCCGCGCTAAACGCCGGATTGAGATTTTGGAAAAGCTTTTTAACTATTTTGACGGGCGGCTAAACGAGCGGCTGGATTTGAATATCGATGAGGCGGCCTCGATTATTGAAGTAAAAAAGGACGTTTTAACCCGGGCTCTGCGCAAATCAGCCGATGAGGGATTACTGGAATATGAGCCGCCCTTTAAAGGAACCGAAATTTCTTTATTGAAAAACGTATCCAGGGACGAGGTAAAAATAGATTTCTCCGCCATGCGTGAAAAACTGGAGCGGGCCTATGAAAAACTGGAAGCCATGGAAAATTACATCTATCATTTTGGCTGCCGGCAAAAATACATTCTGGATTATTTTGGAGAAGAAAATCCCGGCGATTGCAAAAAATGCGATAATTGCCTGGTAGGCGGCGGTTACGCGAGAAAAAATTCAGCGCCCAAAAGAGAGCTAAAAAGCGGCAAAAGCCGCGGGGACAGGCGCGACTTCCGGGAAAGTGATGGTTCGAAATCGTCCGGCCGCGAGCCAGCGGTGAAATTGGAAACTAAATTGACCCAGCTAACGACTTATGATTTATATAAAGAAGGGAAAACGATAGAGGAGATCGCTAAAGAGAGGGAGCTCGCCGAAGAAACTATCGAAAACCACGTTTGTTTTTTAATCGACCGGGGAATGATTAAGGAAATAAAAGAATGGGTGGGAGACCGGGCGCAAAAGAAAATTTTAGCGGCTATAAAAACAGCCGGACCGGAAAAGATGAAGCCGATAAAAGAGCTTTTGGGGGAAGAGGCGAGCTACCGGGAAATAAAATTTGTTTTATCCAAATACAAAAAAGACCATGAATGA
- a CDS encoding tetrahydrofolate dehydrogenase/cyclohydrolase catalytic domain-containing protein gives MKIIDGKQLAEKINDATVAEILKLGSRPNLAVILVGENPDSKIYVKKKLEASKKVGVDTHFYKCDADMGEAKLVEMIEFLNKDDAVDAILLQLPLPKEGGYNTDEIITKISPEKDVDCFHPKNIEPIVTACSDEHILPPVYGVIFDMLKSLKFDLKGKKVVVVSKSEIFGGNLAKIFKCKGAVAEKVHPDDPELIAKASQADVLIPVIGRPKFIKKEMIKPGAVVIDVGITREEGFTYGDVDFSDVKDLDGYISPVPGGVGPMTVAITLRNTLDLHKKRRNK, from the coding sequence ATGAAAATAATCGACGGAAAACAATTAGCGGAGAAAATCAATGACGCGACCGTGGCGGAAATATTAAAACTCGGGTCCCGGCCGAATCTAGCGGTAATTTTAGTCGGCGAAAATCCTGATTCAAAGATATACGTTAAAAAAAAGCTGGAAGCCAGTAAAAAAGTCGGGGTCGACACCCATTTTTATAAATGCGATGCCGATATGGGCGAGGCTAAGCTCGTCGAGATGATTGAATTTTTAAATAAGGACGACGCGGTTGACGCGATTTTACTCCAGCTCCCCTTGCCTAAAGAGGGAGGTTATAATACCGATGAAATTATAACCAAAATCAGCCCGGAAAAAGACGTTGATTGCTTCCATCCGAAAAATATTGAGCCCATAGTTACTGCCTGTAGCGATGAGCATATCCTGCCCCCGGTTTACGGCGTTATCTTTGACATGCTAAAGAGCCTTAAGTTTGATTTAAAAGGAAAAAAAGTCGTTGTAGTTTCCAAATCGGAAATTTTCGGCGGCAATTTAGCCAAAATTTTTAAGTGCAAAGGCGCCGTCGCCGAAAAAGTCCACCCGGACGACCCGGAATTGATTGCCAAGGCTTCGCAGGCTGACGTTTTAATCCCGGTAATCGGCCGGCCGAAGTTTATCAAAAAGGAAATGATAAAGCCCGGCGCGGTGGTCATCGACGTCGGTATAACCCGGGAAGAGGGCTTTACTTACGGCGACGTGGATTTTTCCGACGTTAAAGATTTGGACGGCTATATCTCGCCGGTTCCCGGCGGGGTCGGACCGATGACAGTAGCGATTACTTTACGCAACACATTGGATTTACATAAAAAAAGGCGAAATAAATAA
- the glyA gene encoding serine hydroxymethyltransferase, whose translation MDYPNLSKQDPEIMKAIRKEILRQTEEMELIASENYASKAVLEAMSTVLTNKYSEGYSGHRYYGGNQIIDEVDNIAIERAKKLFGAEHINVQPLSGSPANAAVYFAFLKPGEKVLGLRLDHGGHLSHGHPVNFSGMLYNFVQYEVNPETGRLDMDQVREVALREKPKMIVAGYSAYSREIDWKKFKDIADEVGAFTFADVAHTAGLIAGGHMNNPVPFFDVVSTTTHKTLRGPRGAMIMCKEQFAKQVDRAVFPGMQGGPHDHIQAAKAVAFGEALQPDFKEYAGQVIKNAQVMAEEFKKCGYTIVSGGTDNHLMVVDMASKNLRGKDAEIVLEKVGISVSRSTIPNDPNPPMNPSGVRFGTPAITSRGMKEKEIIKVATWINAAIEHRDEPDVLEQIRKEVREMCLAFPIPSV comes from the coding sequence ATGGATTATCCAAATCTATCAAAACAGGATCCGGAAATAATGAAAGCGATTAGAAAGGAGATTCTGCGGCAGACTGAAGAAATGGAGCTTATTGCTTCGGAAAACTACGCGTCCAAAGCGGTTTTAGAAGCGATGAGCACTGTTTTAACTAACAAGTACTCCGAAGGCTATAGCGGCCATCGCTATTACGGCGGAAATCAAATTATTGACGAGGTGGATAATATCGCCATAGAACGGGCGAAAAAATTATTCGGCGCCGAACATATAAACGTCCAGCCCCTATCCGGTTCGCCGGCCAATGCCGCGGTTTACTTTGCTTTTCTGAAGCCGGGAGAAAAGGTATTAGGACTGCGCCTGGACCACGGCGGCCATTTATCCCACGGCCATCCGGTGAATTTTTCCGGCATGCTCTATAATTTTGTCCAATATGAGGTCAATCCGGAAACCGGCCGGCTGGATATGGACCAGGTAAGAGAGGTGGCTTTGCGGGAAAAACCGAAAATGATCGTCGCCGGCTATAGCGCTTATTCGCGGGAAATCGATTGGAAGAAGTTTAAAGATATTGCCGATGAGGTTGGCGCTTTTACATTTGCCGATGTTGCCCATACTGCCGGGCTTATCGCCGGAGGGCATATGAATAATCCTGTCCCGTTTTTTGACGTGGTTTCCACGACTACCCATAAGACTTTGCGCGGCCCAAGAGGAGCGATGATTATGTGCAAAGAGCAGTTTGCCAAGCAGGTGGACCGGGCGGTTTTTCCCGGCATGCAAGGCGGCCCGCACGACCACATCCAGGCGGCCAAGGCGGTAGCTTTTGGAGAAGCCTTACAGCCTGACTTTAAGGAATATGCCGGACAAGTGATAAAAAATGCCCAGGTTATGGCCGAAGAATTTAAAAAATGCGGCTACACTATAGTATCGGGCGGAACCGACAACCATTTGATGGTGGTTGATATGGCTTCAAAAAATTTGCGGGGAAAAGACGCCGAGATTGTTCTTGAAAAAGTCGGAATTTCTGTAAGCCGGTCAACTATCCCCAACGACCCCAACCCGCCGATGAATCCTTCCGGCGTCCGCTTCGGCACGCCGGCTATTACCAGCCGGGGAATGAAAGAAAAGGAAATAATTAAAGTAGCAACCTGGATTAACGCGGCAATTGAGCACAGGGACGAACCGGATGTTCTAGAACAGATAAGAAAAGAAGTGCGCGAAATGTGCCTAGCCTTCCCCATCCCAAGCGTATAA
- a CDS encoding excinuclease ABC subunit UvrC, whose protein sequence is MDIKQVKKYKLLASPGCYLFFNAVGEIIYIGKAVNLKSRVLSYWQKSSQLNPMKEQMVLEIAKIKWIWVESEVEAFLLEANLIKKHHPKYNVLLRDDKRFSYIKVSTEEEWPRVYSARTIDKAGRYFGPFTSGESVRQTLKLIRRIWPYRSCSRLPKRACLYYHVGKCQGACEEKITRKEYLEYIRQVIRFLEGRKKDIVRDLKKEIRAAGKKLKEELPDEQRLAWEKKLELFNFRLLNIERVLEMSKVITVGEKYLNDVVELAKLLRLPKVPDRIEGYDVSNTFGLEAVGSMVVFSGGEAERSQYRKFRIKAQELDFSFLKARGGDIKMLEEILERRFRRYAAAKAGSENKKPASPRDAEKSWPLPDLIIIDGGKAQLNVASRVLKKYKLDIPVIAISKGDGLRSAKAPDKLFFAGEKTALELPLASPALHLIKRVRDEAHRFAISYHKLLRKKKLFGR, encoded by the coding sequence ATGGACATAAAACAAGTAAAAAAATACAAGCTTCTTGCGTCGCCCGGCTGTTATCTTTTTTTTAATGCCGTTGGAGAAATTATATATATCGGCAAGGCCGTTAATTTAAAAAGCCGGGTACTTTCGTACTGGCAAAAAAGTTCGCAATTAAATCCCATGAAAGAGCAAATGGTTTTGGAGATTGCAAAAATAAAATGGATATGGGTGGAGAGCGAGGTGGAAGCGTTTCTGCTTGAGGCCAATTTGATAAAAAAACATCATCCAAAATACAACGTGCTCCTGCGCGATGATAAGCGTTTTTCCTATATAAAAGTTTCGACTGAAGAAGAATGGCCGCGGGTTTATTCGGCCAGAACCATCGATAAAGCTGGACGCTATTTCGGCCCTTTTACTTCCGGAGAATCGGTCCGGCAAACCCTAAAATTAATCCGGCGGATCTGGCCCTATCGGTCCTGTTCCCGGCTGCCGAAAAGAGCGTGCCTTTATTATCATGTGGGCAAATGCCAGGGCGCGTGCGAGGAAAAAATTACCCGCAAGGAATATTTGGAATATATCCGGCAGGTGATCCGTTTTCTGGAAGGCCGGAAAAAAGACATTGTCCGGGATTTAAAAAAAGAAATCCGGGCGGCGGGAAAAAAATTAAAAGAAGAATTGCCGGACGAACAAAGGCTGGCTTGGGAAAAAAAGCTGGAGCTTTTTAATTTCCGGCTTTTAAATATTGAAAGAGTTTTAGAGATGTCTAAAGTGATAACGGTCGGAGAAAAATATTTAAACGATGTAGTCGAGCTGGCTAAACTGCTCCGCCTGCCAAAAGTTCCGGACCGAATTGAAGGCTATGACGTATCTAATACTTTTGGCCTGGAGGCGGTGGGATCTATGGTAGTTTTTTCCGGCGGCGAAGCGGAGCGAAGCCAGTACCGCAAGTTTAGAATCAAGGCCCAGGAGCTGGACTTTAGTTTCTTAAAGGCCCGCGGCGGGGATATAAAAATGCTGGAAGAGATTTTGGAGCGGCGGTTTAGGCGCTATGCCGCAGCCAAAGCTGGCTCTGAAAACAAGAAACCGGCCAGCCCGAGAGATGCCGAAAAATCCTGGCCTCTGCCTGACTTGATAATTATCGACGGCGGCAAAGCCCAGCTGAATGTCGCCAGCCGGGTACTGAAAAAATATAAATTAGATATCCCGGTAATCGCCATTTCCAAAGGCGACGGATTGCGTTCGGCCAAAGCGCCGGACAAATTATTTTTTGCCGGAGAAAAAACCGCCCTGGAATTGCCGCTTGCTTCACCGGCCCTGCACCTAATCAAGCGCGTCCGCGACGAAGCCCACCGGTTCGCCATTTCCTACCACAAACTGCTTAGAAAAAAGAAGTTATTCGGCCGCTAG
- a CDS encoding ferredoxin has translation MIKVNQETCIGCGACESLCPDVFKLNADTGKSEVVSQGNAECGKLAAESCPVQAITVD, from the coding sequence ATGATCAAAGTCAACCAAGAAACCTGCATCGGCTGCGGAGCTTGCGAGAGCCTGTGCCCGGACGTTTTTAAATTAAACGCCGATACGGGAAAATCGGAAGTGGTTAGCCAGGGAAACGCCGAGTGCGGCAAATTGGCGGCGGAAAGCTGCCCGGTTCAAGCGATAACCGTCGATTAA
- a CDS encoding DUF1059 domain-containing protein: MKMLSCADLGENSCHYVSRGNTKEEVADNMMEHAKTAHADKMKEMMADKSEMGIKQMMMGKVHEG, from the coding sequence ATGAAGATGCTATCTTGCGCCGACCTGGGAGAAAATAGCTGCCATTACGTATCTAGGGGCAATACCAAGGAAGAGGTGGCCGACAATATGATGGAGCACGCGAAAACCGCCCACGCCGATAAAATGAAGGAGATGATGGCCGATAAATCGGAGATGGGAATCAAACAAATGATGATGGGAAAAGTCCATGAAGGTTGA
- a CDS encoding aminoacyl--tRNA ligase-related protein, whose protein sequence is MKQSKLFTKTSKQAPSEETSFNARALIQAGFINKEMAGIYDFLPLGLRVLEKIIAIIREEMNKIGAQEVLLTALQNPELWKKTNRWDDAVYDVWFKTKLKNDTELGLATTHEEPLTNLLKKHISSYKDLPKCVYQFQTKFRNEARAKSGLMRLREFIMKDAYSFHADEKGLDEYYEKAKAAYTNIFKRLGLGEKTYMTFASGGTFSKYSHEFQTLTGAGEDTIYICEKCHVAINREIIEDVKHACTECGNKDLKEEKAVEVGNIFKLKTKYSKPLGLSFMNMSGQPNDVVMGCYGIGPQRVMGTIVEVLHDDKGIIWPEAIAPFKVHLVSLNKDEEAEKIYNDLVQAGIEVLYDDRDLTAGEKFADSDLIGLPYRIIVSEKSIKGGGVEIKKRSEAKGSIVKEKDILETIK, encoded by the coding sequence ATGAAACAATCTAAACTTTTCACCAAAACTTCGAAACAGGCGCCCTCGGAGGAAACCAGTTTTAACGCCCGGGCGCTCATTCAGGCCGGCTTTATTAATAAAGAAATGGCGGGAATATATGATTTCTTGCCGCTGGGGTTAAGAGTCCTTGAGAAAATTATCGCCATTATCCGCGAGGAGATGAATAAAATCGGCGCCCAGGAAGTATTGCTGACGGCTCTGCAAAACCCGGAACTTTGGAAGAAAACCAACCGCTGGGATGACGCGGTTTATGACGTCTGGTTTAAAACCAAATTGAAAAATGACACCGAGCTGGGATTAGCGACGACGCACGAAGAGCCGCTTACCAACCTGCTGAAAAAGCATATTTCCTCTTACAAAGATTTGCCAAAATGCGTTTACCAGTTTCAAACGAAATTCAGAAACGAAGCCCGGGCCAAATCCGGCCTGATGCGCCTTAGGGAATTTATAATGAAAGACGCTTACTCATTCCACGCCGATGAAAAAGGCCTGGACGAATATTACGAAAAAGCCAAAGCCGCCTATACTAATATTTTTAAACGGCTGGGATTGGGTGAAAAAACCTATATGACTTTTGCTTCAGGCGGAACTTTTTCCAAATATTCCCACGAGTTTCAAACCTTGACCGGCGCCGGAGAAGACACAATCTACATTTGCGAAAAGTGCCATGTGGCCATTAACCGGGAAATTATCGAAGATGTTAAGCACGCCTGCACCGAATGCGGCAATAAGGATTTAAAGGAAGAAAAGGCCGTGGAAGTCGGAAATATCTTTAAACTCAAAACCAAATATTCAAAACCGCTCGGACTTAGTTTTATGAATATGTCAGGCCAGCCTAATGACGTTGTTATGGGCTGCTACGGCATCGGCCCGCAAAGGGTGATGGGTACGATAGTCGAGGTATTGCACGATGACAAAGGCATTATCTGGCCGGAAGCCATCGCCCCGTTCAAAGTCCATCTGGTGAGCCTCAACAAAGATGAAGAGGCGGAAAAAATCTATAATGATTTGGTTCAGGCGGGAATCGAGGTCTTATATGACGACCGCGATCTTACGGCCGGCGAAAAATTCGCTGACTCGGACTTAATCGGTTTGCCTTACCGGATAATAGTAAGCGAAAAATCAATTAAGGGCGGCGGGGTGGAAATAAAAAAAAGAAGCGAGGCTAAAGGCAGTATAGTTAAAGAAAAAGATATCCTTGAAACCATAAAATAA
- the proC gene encoding pyrroline-5-carboxylate reductase: MKKKKKHLTIGIFGFGNMGQAIFKSLKASKDFKSSGFYIHSINTIRVKGAKCAASLLALIQKSDVIFLCIKPQDFKTLAAIKLKEKNKIFISIMAGIKTAEISRTTGSKKVIRTMPNLALRVGESMTGWHAGKKNFTSSELRLVNQLLNAFGQEIFLNDEKKIDALSAVSGCGPAYVFLFMDALIQAAVKLGFKKDEAKILVRQSVAGSLLYSQEEENLPLLIKRVTSKKGITEAALKSLGTDHFYKNWEKALKKAYERAGELSK, encoded by the coding sequence ATGAAAAAGAAAAAAAAGCATCTGACTATCGGGATTTTCGGCTTTGGCAATATGGGCCAGGCGATTTTTAAATCATTAAAAGCCAGTAAAGACTTTAAAAGCTCCGGATTCTACATTCACTCTATTAATACCATCCGGGTCAAAGGCGCGAAATGCGCTGCGAGCCTTTTAGCGCTCATTCAAAAATCCGATGTTATTTTTTTATGCATCAAGCCGCAGGACTTTAAAACTTTAGCGGCAATAAAATTAAAAGAAAAAAATAAAATATTCATTTCTATAATGGCCGGCATAAAAACAGCCGAAATAAGCCGGACAACCGGCTCGAAAAAAGTCATCCGCACCATGCCCAACCTGGCCTTGCGGGTGGGCGAGAGCATGACCGGCTGGCACGCCGGCAAAAAAAACTTCACCTCATCCGAACTGCGGCTAGTTAACCAGCTCCTTAATGCTTTTGGCCAGGAAATATTTTTGAATGATGAGAAAAAAATCGACGCTTTGTCGGCCGTTTCCGGGTGCGGGCCGGCTTATGTTTTCCTTTTTATGGATGCGCTTATCCAGGCGGCGGTAAAGCTCGGATTTAAAAAAGACGAGGCAAAAATTCTTGTCCGCCAAAGCGTCGCCGGCTCGCTATTATATTCGCAAGAGGAAGAAAACTTGCCGCTTTTAATTAAAAGGGTGACTTCAAAAAAAGGAATCACCGAAGCGGCCTTAAAAAGCTTAGGCACAGATCATTTCTATAAAAATTGGGAAAAAGCCCTAAAAAAAGCCTATGAAAGAGCCGGGGAATTATCCAAGTAA
- a CDS encoding glutamate-5-semialdehyde dehydrogenase: protein MKEPGNYPSKIDKSIDLAKRASVGLQNLTSRQKNQVLNSLADILLKNASSIIGANNKDIRAAKSEGKIPSFIERLALDREKIRSMARSLKEVAKLPDYVGRVMEEKNRPSGIRLKKIRVPLGLVAIIYESRPNVTVDAFALAFKSSNAVILKGGKEIKNTNRVLASLIKNLLKKNGINPNAAMDMSGIKKTETKKLLANKNIDCLIPRGGRGLIEFVRENAKVPVIMTGASVVHAYVDEEADLELAKKVIINAKTRRVSICNALDILLLNKKVCEPMLELLSADLSKKNVELRADKASFRILKQIKYPKLKPVKPADFDTEFLDYILAIKVVNDLDEALEHISAHTLGHSEAIITTSKKKADKFFKAVDAACLYWNTSTQFSDGGEFGLGAEIGISTQKLHARGPFAHEALTTYKYLAESKGKTRK from the coding sequence ATGAAAGAGCCGGGGAATTATCCAAGTAAAATTGATAAGAGTATTGACCTCGCTAAAAGAGCTTCGGTTGGTCTGCAAAATTTAACCTCCAGGCAAAAAAATCAGGTGTTAAACTCCCTGGCTGATATTTTGTTAAAAAATGCCAGCAGTATTATTGGCGCCAATAATAAAGATATCCGGGCGGCAAAGTCGGAGGGAAAAATTCCGAGTTTTATCGAACGCTTGGCATTAGATCGGGAAAAAATAAGAAGCATGGCCCGTTCATTAAAAGAAGTGGCCAAACTGCCGGACTATGTCGGCCGGGTAATGGAGGAGAAAAACCGCCCATCGGGAATTCGCCTTAAAAAAATCCGGGTGCCTTTGGGCTTGGTAGCTATAATATATGAATCCCGTCCGAACGTAACCGTTGACGCTTTTGCCCTAGCCTTCAAGAGCTCCAATGCCGTAATCTTAAAAGGCGGAAAAGAAATAAAAAACACCAACCGGGTTTTAGCCAGCTTAATTAAGAATCTTTTGAAAAAAAATGGAATTAATCCGAACGCGGCAATGGATATGAGCGGGATTAAAAAAACTGAAACAAAAAAATTATTAGCCAATAAAAATATTGACTGCCTGATTCCCCGAGGCGGCAGAGGCTTAATAGAATTCGTCCGCGAGAACGCCAAAGTCCCGGTAATAATGACCGGCGCTTCAGTAGTCCACGCTTATGTTGACGAGGAGGCGGATTTGGAGCTGGCGAAAAAAGTGATAATTAACGCCAAGACCAGAAGAGTGTCGATATGCAATGCCCTGGATATTTTACTCCTCAATAAAAAAGTCTGTGAGCCCATGTTAGAATTACTATCCGCGGATTTATCTAAAAAAAATGTTGAACTGCGGGCGGATAAGGCAAGCTTTAGGATTTTAAAACAAATTAAATATCCAAAATTAAAACCAGTCAAACCGGCTGATTTTGATACGGAATTTTTGGATTATATCTTGGCGATAAAAGTCGTAAATGACCTGGACGAAGCCCTGGAACATATTAGCGCGCACACTTTGGGCCATAGTGAAGCGATTATTACCACCTCAAAGAAAAAAGCAGATAAATTTTTTAAAGCCGTCGATGCCGCCTGCCTGTATTGGAACACCTCGACTCAATTTTCCGACGGCGGAGAATTCGGACTGGGCGCGGAGATCGGAATTTCGACCCAAAAACTCCATGCCCGCGGCCCCTTTGCCCATGAAGCTTTAACTACTTACAAATATTTGGCCGAAAGCAAAGGCAAAACACGGAAATAA
- the proB gene encoding glutamate 5-kinase, which translates to MEKIIVKIGSQLITKGDGNLNAGIISGLVSDVSRVIQAGKRIVIVSSGAVASGRTARELKGDFSVSWGNQPKAIVREQILAAVGQPELMAVYKAEFKKHGLACAQILVTRSDFADRKKYLSLRTVTENLVNLGIVPIFNENDVLSSEELAFSDNDQLSAMVAAMLIAEKLIILTSVAGVYDKNPKDPEAMLLDEVTDIKKLLKTVDNTKSEVGRGGIKSKLLTAEQAGALGIEMIVACGSEPDILSRLVIGAEKIGTRFKASAKKAKPLKSWLAVAAHPKGKIVTSCYLSDILKTKQFSSILLSGVEEAEGNFKKGDVIAVCDVDGTILGKGQCRYGKDELIREIKDYKNIHTEGEKIEGGRKIVIHYDYFSFE; encoded by the coding sequence ATGGAAAAAATTATCGTGAAAATCGGGTCGCAGCTTATAACTAAGGGCGACGGCAATTTAAATGCCGGGATAATCTCTGGCCTGGTAAGCGACGTTTCCCGGGTAATTCAGGCCGGAAAACGCATTGTAATAGTTTCGTCGGGAGCGGTAGCGAGCGGCCGGACCGCCCGGGAACTTAAAGGCGATTTTTCAGTTAGCTGGGGCAATCAGCCTAAGGCGATCGTCCGCGAACAGATTCTCGCGGCAGTCGGACAGCCGGAATTGATGGCGGTTTACAAGGCAGAGTTCAAAAAGCACGGCCTTGCTTGCGCCCAAATCCTCGTTACCCGATCGGATTTTGCCGACCGCAAAAAATATTTAAGCTTAAGGACAGTAACCGAAAATTTGGTGAATCTGGGCATTGTTCCGATTTTTAACGAAAACGACGTTTTATCCTCCGAAGAGCTGGCCTTCTCGGATAACGACCAGTTATCCGCTATGGTGGCCGCCATGCTTATTGCCGAAAAATTGATAATATTGACTAGCGTGGCCGGGGTTTATGATAAAAACCCTAAAGACCCGGAGGCGATGCTTTTAGATGAAGTTACTGACATAAAAAAACTTTTAAAGACGGTCGATAATACGAAAAGCGAAGTCGGCCGGGGAGGGATTAAAAGCAAGTTATTGACTGCCGAGCAGGCCGGCGCCCTCGGAATTGAGATGATAGTGGCTTGCGGCTCGGAGCCGGATATTCTATCAAGGCTGGTTATCGGCGCCGAAAAAATTGGAACCCGCTTCAAAGCCTCGGCCAAAAAAGCTAAGCCGTTAAAAAGCTGGCTGGCGGTTGCCGCTCATCCCAAGGGAAAGATTGTAACCAGCTGTTATCTTTCAGATATTCTAAAGACAAAGCAATTTTCCTCCATCCTATTGTCGGGCGTGGAAGAAGCCGAGGGTAATTTTAAAAAAGGCGACGTTATCGCGGTTTGCGACGTTGACGGGACGATCTTGGGAAAAGGGCAATGCCGCTACGGGAAAGACGAACTAATAAGAGAGATTAAAGATTATAAAAATATCCATACCGAAGGGGAAAAAATTGAGGGTGGAAGAAAAATCGTAATCCATTACGACTATTTTTCTTTTGAGTAG